In Anaerostipes hadrus ATCC 29173 = JCM 17467, a single genomic region encodes these proteins:
- a CDS encoding L-lactate dehydrogenase, giving the protein MKQTKIVILGAGHVGTHCALSLMFRSLANEIVLIDIDEEKAKSQALDLDDMGACLPAKVVIRSGSYEDLDDADILVNAIGRSRKEGETRLDMFGDSMERLKDIIPKIQDTKFRGILISITNPADVVGECLRKALGIERFRCFSTGTSLDSLRIKRILEEKTGYHRNSIKAFCMGEHGDSQIVPLSRVSVGGKPFAKLQKEYPDTLGKITIEDLQDEVRQAGMTVIIGKKSTEFGIGIALSEIVKSIVYDEKRIWPLSVHLDGEYGQKDVAAGVPVVIGADGIEEIVEMDLTEEEKSQFAHSCDVIRGYLKKAKEMLS; this is encoded by the coding sequence ATGAAACAGACGAAGATCGTAATTTTAGGAGCGGGACATGTCGGAACACACTGTGCATTGTCATTGATGTTTCGTAGTCTTGCAAATGAAATTGTTTTAATCGACATAGATGAAGAAAAAGCAAAAAGCCAGGCATTAGATCTTGATGATATGGGAGCGTGTCTTCCTGCGAAAGTTGTGATTCGTTCAGGCAGTTATGAAGATCTTGACGATGCGGATATTCTTGTCAATGCGATCGGACGAAGCCGCAAGGAGGGAGAGACAAGACTTGACATGTTCGGAGATTCCATGGAACGATTGAAAGATATCATTCCAAAGATTCAAGATACAAAGTTTCGAGGAATTCTGATCAGTATTACAAATCCTGCGGATGTAGTAGGAGAATGTTTGAGGAAAGCGTTAGGTATCGAGAGATTCCGTTGCTTTAGCACAGGAACGAGTCTTGACAGCTTAAGGATCAAGAGAATTTTAGAAGAGAAAACAGGATATCACAGAAATTCCATAAAGGCATTCTGCATGGGTGAACATGGGGATTCTCAGATTGTTCCATTATCCCGTGTGTCTGTCGGAGGGAAACCATTTGCAAAACTTCAAAAGGAGTATCCTGATACGTTAGGCAAGATTACGATCGAAGATCTACAGGACGAGGTTCGACAGGCGGGCATGACAGTGATCATTGGTAAGAAAAGTACAGAATTTGGAATTGGGATCGCGTTAAGTGAGATCGTCAAATCAATCGTATACGATGAGAAAAGGATCTGGCCGCTTTCTGTCCATCTGGATGGGGAGTATGGACAGAAAGACGTGGCAGCAGGAGTTCCGGTCGTGATCGGAGCAGACGGAATAGAAGAAATTGTAGAAATGGATCTTACAGAAGAGGAGAAAAGCCAATTTGCGCATTCCTGTGATGTGATCCGCGGTTATTTAAAGAAAGCAAAAGAAATGCTTTCTTAA
- the thiE gene encoding thiamine phosphate synthase yields the protein MQNGWKGAVKLRVNADAMTLYAVTDRTWVEDTTLMDQVKEALEGGITFLQLREKHLSKEEFIKEAREMKELSKEYKVPFVINDNIEVALAVDADGVHIGQDDMSVEEARKLLGEDKIIGVSAHNVEEAIKAQKGGADYLGVGAVCATSTKKDANVVSKEEIKKICHTVEIPVVAIGGIKKENIKTLEGTDVDGVAVVSAIFAAKDIKKDTKQLRSLVEEMKQK from the coding sequence ATGCAGAATGGATGGAAAGGAGCAGTCAAATTGAGAGTAAATGCTGATGCAATGACTTTATATGCAGTAACAGACAGGACATGGGTAGAAGACACTACCTTGATGGATCAGGTGAAGGAAGCTTTGGAGGGTGGAATTACCTTTTTACAGCTTCGTGAAAAACATCTTTCCAAAGAAGAATTTATAAAAGAAGCAAGAGAAATGAAAGAACTGTCCAAGGAATACAAGGTGCCATTTGTGATCAATGATAATATAGAAGTGGCTTTGGCAGTTGATGCTGATGGAGTTCATATCGGGCAAGATGACATGTCAGTAGAAGAGGCAAGAAAATTATTAGGAGAAGATAAGATCATTGGGGTTTCTGCGCACAATGTAGAGGAAGCAATAAAAGCACAAAAAGGCGGTGCAGACTATTTGGGAGTTGGTGCAGTTTGTGCAACATCAACCAAGAAAGATGCCAATGTTGTCTCTAAGGAAGAAATTAAAAAAATCTGTCATACAGTAGAGATTCCAGTGGTAGCGATCGGCGGGATCAAAAAAGAAAATATCAAGACACTAGAAGGAACGGATGTTGATGGAGTGGCAGTTGTTTCAGCAATCTTTGCTGCAAAGGACATTAAAAAAGATACAAAACAGCTGAGAAGCCTCGTAGAGGAGATGAAGCAGAAATAG
- the thiM gene encoding hydroxyethylthiazole kinase, with the protein MKRIDFERIFDNIRRDQTMVHCITNYVTINDVANMILAIGASPIMADDWMEVREITAMCDSLVINMGTLKQNTVRSMLLAGKEANQRGHLVVFDPVGVGASRFRKETAAKLLKQIHFNVIRGNISEIKTLYEGSDDGYGVDAKKDDAVTEDNLEYVIQMAKNMAKKTKAVIVITGKTDLVTDGQQIYLIDNGVLDMSRITGTGCMLDGVIAGFIGANPDQILEAVTTAVSAMGICGEYAKEKAEGTGTLKVHLMDAMSNMNAEWMERSSQIESKC; encoded by the coding sequence ATGAAGAGAATAGATTTTGAGAGAATTTTTGATAATATCAGAAGAGATCAGACAATGGTCCATTGTATTACAAACTATGTAACGATCAATGATGTTGCGAATATGATCCTTGCGATCGGGGCTTCACCGATCATGGCAGATGACTGGATGGAAGTTAGAGAGATCACAGCAATGTGTGACAGTCTCGTGATCAATATGGGAACTTTAAAACAAAATACAGTGAGATCCATGCTTCTTGCGGGAAAAGAAGCGAATCAACGGGGTCATCTGGTCGTGTTTGATCCTGTGGGAGTCGGTGCTTCCAGATTCAGAAAAGAAACAGCGGCGAAATTGCTTAAGCAGATCCACTTTAACGTGATCCGTGGAAATATATCAGAGATCAAAACCTTATATGAGGGCAGTGATGATGGTTATGGTGTTGATGCGAAGAAAGATGATGCTGTGACAGAAGACAATTTGGAATATGTGATTCAAATGGCAAAGAATATGGCGAAGAAGACCAAAGCAGTGATCGTGATCACAGGAAAAACAGATCTAGTGACGGATGGACAGCAGATCTATTTGATCGATAACGGTGTTTTGGATATGTCAAGGATCACGGGAACCGGATGTATGTTGGATGGCGTGATCGCAGGATTTATCGGAGCTAATCCAGATCAGATCTTAGAAGCAGTGACGACAGCAGTTAGTGCGATGGGAATCTGTGGAGAATATGCAAAGGAGAAAGCAGAAGGAACAGGTACATTGAAAGTGCATCTGATGGATGCGATGAGTAATATGAATGCAGAATGGATGGAAAGGAGCAGTCAAATTGAGAGTAAATGCTGA
- a CDS encoding phospho-N-acetylmuramoyl-pentapeptide-transferase, with protein MLNMIAGSVLPITAFIGVFFAFAATCILTSFLNDWLPRDMGREFAHNGKLSAGKPRGAGIIFISVFCIAALLFGEMSVEMFIYLVLVFVEMLTGFMDDAADEPWGEYKKGILDFLVAAVAALNYIHFNSTYVELATIGVKFYIPPVLFFILTIILVWAAINVTNCSDGVDGLSGTLTIITLVTIYVIDQIRGNETQFPYIILLFVVCILGYLWYNATPSRLMMGDAGSRAMGIFISLAVLKTGSPFLFLLVALILILDGGLGLVKVALLRFLKIHIFANTTMPLHDHVRKKIGWSNTQTVFRFAIIQIVISIATVYMILI; from the coding sequence ATGTTAAATATGATTGCCGGAAGTGTTTTACCGATCACGGCATTTATCGGAGTATTTTTTGCATTTGCTGCAACCTGTATCCTGACATCCTTTTTAAATGATTGGCTGCCAAGAGATATGGGAAGAGAATTTGCACATAATGGAAAGTTATCCGCAGGAAAACCAAGAGGTGCAGGGATCATTTTTATTTCTGTATTTTGTATCGCAGCATTGTTGTTTGGAGAGATGTCTGTGGAGATGTTTATTTATCTTGTTCTTGTTTTTGTTGAAATGTTAACAGGATTTATGGATGATGCAGCAGATGAGCCATGGGGAGAATACAAAAAAGGAATTCTTGACTTTTTGGTAGCAGCAGTTGCAGCACTTAACTATATTCATTTTAATTCTACTTATGTAGAGCTTGCAACGATCGGCGTGAAATTCTATATTCCACCAGTGTTGTTCTTTATTCTTACGATCATTCTTGTATGGGCAGCGATCAATGTAACAAACTGCTCTGATGGAGTCGACGGACTATCTGGAACATTAACGATCATTACACTGGTAACGATCTATGTGATCGATCAGATCCGTGGAAATGAAACACAGTTTCCATATATTATTTTATTGTTTGTTGTATGTATTCTTGGATATTTATGGTACAATGCAACACCAAGCCGTTTGATGATGGGAGATGCAGGAAGCCGTGCCATGGGAATTTTTATCAGTTTGGCAGTGCTTAAGACAGGAAGTCCTTTCTTGTTCTTATTAGTTGCATTGATTCTGATCCTGGATGGTGGATTAGGACTTGTGAAAGTAGCATTACTTAGATTCTTAAAGATACATATTTTTGCGAATACAACGATGCCGTTACATGATCACGTTCGTAAGAAAATCGGTTGGTCTAATACACAGACTGTTTTCAGATTTGCGATCATTCAGATCGTTATTTCAATTGCAACAGTATATATGATCCTTATTTAG